In one window of Flavobacterium ginsengisoli DNA:
- a CDS encoding ATP-binding protein, producing the protein MKKSNQEEDKITFKNLRRLYFFALLTIALTIIVSQVLVQYNLNQQLSDSKIINFSGKQRMLSQKIVKEVLILHYVSDTASIKQISHLNEVLALWKKNQNALENGSDSLAFPKEKSETLSKLYLEINPIFNKIAQTTDSFLLNVKQKKTTVENQKFVNIILETEGVFLSKMNQIVTQYDLEAHEKVTEQRRIEYWIFGFTLLVLLLEFLFIFRPTNKKIERLITRLLSSEKKALKLAYDTEILSEIKENSVKELKSLNYAMENTLLYCRIAPDGSIIHIGEKFAKLLNYTKFSSNKKFSEVLTVDEKEQTNFDRLVFEKQRSGWQGEMSILNKENETIWLDLSMVPVMIKKDELELLIVCFNITERKKAQREVERLNLENTTEKINQQKIISSKIVENQENEQNRIAKEIHDGIGQMLTGLKFSLESINLDDREKSEQKIEYLKKLSLDIIKGVRTATFNLMPPELSDHGIVSSLAKLTQELSKLTGKEILFYNKTDFDRRLDSLIEINIYRLTQEAINNAIKYAESSHIIVQLSHSETLLSIIIDDNGKGFDINSVHKKRNSESGMGLLFMKERIQYINGRVFMNSIPGEGTRITFNIPILK; encoded by the coding sequence ATGAAGAAAAGCAATCAGGAAGAAGACAAAATCACGTTCAAAAATTTACGTCGTCTGTATTTTTTTGCGCTTCTTACTATTGCCTTAACTATAATTGTAAGTCAGGTTTTAGTACAATACAATCTGAATCAGCAGTTAAGCGACTCTAAAATCATTAATTTCTCGGGAAAACAACGAATGCTGAGCCAGAAAATCGTCAAAGAAGTTCTGATTCTGCATTACGTTTCTGATACCGCTTCCATCAAACAAATTTCGCATTTAAATGAAGTTTTAGCGCTTTGGAAGAAAAACCAAAATGCGCTCGAAAATGGCAGTGACAGCTTGGCTTTTCCAAAAGAAAAATCAGAAACACTTTCTAAATTATATCTCGAAATCAATCCGATTTTCAATAAAATTGCACAAACAACTGATTCCTTTTTACTGAATGTAAAGCAGAAAAAAACAACTGTTGAAAACCAAAAATTCGTAAACATTATTTTAGAAACCGAAGGCGTTTTCCTTTCTAAAATGAATCAAATCGTAACCCAATACGATCTCGAAGCACACGAAAAAGTAACCGAACAACGCCGAATAGAATATTGGATTTTCGGATTCACGCTTTTGGTCTTACTTTTAGAATTCCTTTTCATTTTCAGACCTACAAATAAAAAAATCGAAAGATTAATTACAAGACTTTTATCTTCAGAAAAGAAAGCTTTAAAGCTCGCTTACGACACAGAAATTCTAAGCGAGATCAAGGAAAATTCGGTTAAAGAATTAAAATCGCTCAATTACGCAATGGAAAATACTTTATTGTATTGCCGAATTGCGCCCGACGGTTCGATCATTCACATCGGAGAAAAATTTGCCAAATTGCTGAATTATACCAAGTTTTCATCCAACAAAAAATTCTCCGAAGTTTTAACCGTCGACGAAAAAGAACAAACCAATTTCGACCGCCTAGTTTTCGAAAAACAAAGAAGTGGCTGGCAAGGCGAAATGAGTATTTTAAATAAAGAAAATGAAACCATTTGGCTAGATTTATCGATGGTTCCGGTAATGATCAAAAAAGACGAACTAGAACTTTTAATCGTTTGCTTCAACATCACCGAACGCAAAAAAGCACAGCGCGAAGTGGAACGTTTGAACCTTGAAAACACAACTGAAAAAATCAATCAGCAAAAGATTATTTCAAGCAAAATTGTTGAAAATCAGGAAAACGAGCAAAACCGAATCGCAAAAGAAATTCACGACGGAATCGGGCAAATGCTTACGGGTTTAAAATTCAGTTTAGAAAGCATCAATCTCGATGACAGAGAAAAATCAGAACAAAAAATTGAATATTTAAAGAAGCTTTCGCTTGACATTATTAAAGGTGTTCGCACAGCTACTTTCAACCTAATGCCACCAGAATTAAGCGATCACGGAATCGTTTCTTCATTGGCAAAACTCACACAAGAACTCTCAAAACTAACCGGAAAAGAAATCCTTTTCTACAACAAAACCGATTTCGACCGACGACTAGATTCCCTAATTGAAATCAACATTTATCGTCTCACACAAGAAGCCATCAACAACGCCATAAAATACGCCGAATCGTCCCATATAATCGTCCAGCTATCCCACAGCGAAACACTTTTAAGCATCATCATCGACGACAACGGAAAAGGTTTCGACATCAATTCTGTCCACAAAAAACGCAACAGCGAATCCGGAATGGGACTTTTATTCATGAAAGAAAGAATCCAATACATCAACGGACGCGTTTTCATGAACTCCATTCCAGGCGAAGGAACGAGAATTACATTCAACATTCCGATTCTCAAATGA
- a CDS encoding DUF4202 domain-containing protein, whose amino-acid sequence MTTPFQKASEWIDAENAQDPNIETDQNKEYPKELLYSNRMYERLMQFEPNASEEIQIASKAQHICRWKVARESYPMDRVGYLKWREELKKFHAKTTSEILEKAGYDQTFIDRVSFLIEKKLLKKDHETQLLEDVICLVFLEYYLEPFVHKHDEEKLKNIIKKTWDKMSEKGHQEALKINYSEENLNLIKASLGL is encoded by the coding sequence ATGACTACACCTTTTCAAAAAGCAAGCGAATGGATTGATGCCGAAAACGCACAAGACCCAAACATCGAAACCGACCAAAACAAAGAATATCCAAAAGAATTATTGTATTCCAACAGGATGTACGAAAGACTGATGCAGTTTGAACCCAATGCATCCGAAGAAATCCAAATCGCATCAAAAGCACAACACATCTGTCGATGGAAAGTCGCCCGCGAATCGTATCCAATGGATCGTGTTGGTTATTTGAAATGGCGAGAAGAACTGAAAAAATTTCACGCAAAAACTACTTCCGAAATACTAGAAAAAGCAGGTTACGACCAGACTTTTATCGATCGTGTTTCCTTTTTAATAGAGAAAAAATTACTTAAAAAAGATCACGAAACCCAATTACTTGAAGACGTTATTTGTCTGGTGTTTTTAGAATATTACTTAGAACCTTTTGTACACAAACACGACGAAGAAAAACTAAAAAACATCATCAAAAAAACCTGGGATAAAATGTCGGAAAAAGGACATCAGGAAGCCTTAAAAATCAACTATTCTGAAGAAAATCTGAATCTTATAAAAGCTTCTTTAGGACTATAA
- the nirD gene encoding nitrite reductase small subunit NirD: MEEILNQYETVHASDATIWFKAGKVEDFPTNRGGCIKYKNKQIAIFNFTRRNEWYACQNACPHKMEMVLSRGMTGSADDIPKIACPMHKKTFSLVDGSNLNGEEYSIATYPIKIVEDEVFVGFID; encoded by the coding sequence ATGGAAGAAATCTTAAATCAATACGAAACAGTTCATGCGAGCGATGCTACAATTTGGTTCAAAGCAGGTAAAGTAGAAGATTTTCCAACCAACCGAGGCGGATGTATCAAATACAAAAACAAACAAATTGCGATTTTTAATTTTACCCGTCGCAACGAATGGTACGCCTGCCAAAACGCCTGCCCTCACAAAATGGAAATGGTGCTTTCAAGAGGAATGACAGGTTCTGCCGACGATATCCCAAAAATCGCCTGCCCGATGCATAAAAAGACTTTTTCTTTAGTTGATGGTTCTAACTTAAACGGCGAAGAATACAGCATTGCAACTTATCCCATAAAGATTGTTGAAGATGAAGTTTTTGTTGGTTTCATAGACTGA
- a CDS encoding META domain-containing protein — protein MKKVLSLLLLSFLMIGCKTTANKETAQAGSTSSTEEDLKYYFKGTGNEPFWGIKIGNEEIVFTSLIPGKEKVIFPAVEAIRAMDANVKMYKVSNENTSATITIQQLDCQDSMSGAISPYSVKVEIKNNSELETKKVKGCGKYLTDYRLHDIWVLEELNGYKVFATDFQKEMPRIEINSSENRFSGYGGCNAISGSIFYEKDLLRFTKVISTLMACPQGNKEGEFTKALQSTTTYSIGNNQLILSNPSGKLAVFKKVD, from the coding sequence ATGAAAAAAGTACTCTCATTATTGTTGTTATCATTTTTAATGATAGGCTGTAAAACGACAGCAAATAAAGAAACTGCACAAGCGGGTTCGACAAGTTCTACAGAAGAAGATTTAAAATATTATTTTAAAGGAACAGGAAACGAACCGTTTTGGGGAATCAAAATAGGGAATGAGGAAATCGTTTTTACATCATTAATACCTGGGAAAGAAAAAGTCATTTTTCCCGCTGTGGAAGCTATTAGAGCAATGGATGCGAATGTGAAAATGTATAAAGTAAGTAATGAAAATACTTCGGCGACAATTACAATTCAGCAATTGGATTGCCAAGATTCAATGTCTGGTGCGATTTCTCCTTATAGTGTAAAAGTCGAAATCAAAAATAATTCAGAATTAGAAACGAAAAAAGTAAAGGGCTGCGGAAAATATTTAACCGATTATCGTCTTCATGATATTTGGGTTTTGGAAGAACTAAATGGTTATAAGGTTTTTGCAACTGATTTTCAAAAAGAAATGCCTCGAATTGAAATTAATTCATCTGAAAATAGATTTTCTGGTTACGGAGGTTGTAATGCGATTAGCGGTTCTATTTTTTATGAAAAGGATTTGCTAAGATTTACAAAGGTAATTTCGACTTTAATGGCCTGCCCGCAAGGAAATAAAGAAGGTGAATTTACAAAAGCGTTGCAAAGCACAACTACTTATTCTATCGGGAATAATCAGTTGATTTTATCTAATCCTTCTGGGAAATTGGCTGTTTTTAAAAAGGTTGATTGA
- a CDS encoding DUF2130 domain-containing protein, whose protein sequence is MAEQSSIQCPNCGTPIDVNDVLKHQLEDSIRKEFQQKATIQNKELELKNEQLDKAKAEFEAKKKQENELFAERLERERKIAEKEISEKLKTKLEEENKDRLLLMEKELSEKSEKIRELNKMEGEIAKLQREKLEMKDAIQAEAEKQLNAQLTLEREKIRKQEDDKNELKFKELQKQLEEQKKLTEEMKRKQEQGSMQLQGEVMELAIEEWLANNFPLDSIDEIKKGANGADCLQVVNTREHQNCGSIYYESKRTKAFQPSWIEKFKNDIRIKRANIGVLVTEVMPNGMERMGMRDGIWICTYEEFKGLSAVLRQSLIQINQAVQAQENKGDKMSMLYDFLTSNEFRLQIEGIVEGFTQMQSDLDSEKRAMQRIWKQREKQIEKVVHNTLGMYGSIRGIAGNAVQSVKALELDFIEGDDEEEETKELLE, encoded by the coding sequence ATGGCTGAGCAATCTTCTATTCAGTGTCCAAACTGCGGAACTCCTATCGACGTAAATGATGTTTTAAAACATCAATTAGAAGACAGTATCCGTAAAGAATTTCAACAAAAAGCGACTATTCAAAATAAAGAATTAGAGCTTAAAAACGAACAATTGGATAAAGCCAAAGCCGAATTTGAAGCCAAAAAGAAACAAGAAAACGAACTTTTTGCCGAGCGTTTGGAACGTGAAAGAAAAATTGCGGAAAAAGAAATTTCTGAAAAACTAAAAACCAAACTTGAAGAAGAAAACAAGGACCGTTTGCTTTTAATGGAAAAAGAACTCTCTGAAAAATCGGAAAAAATCAGGGAATTAAATAAAATGGAAGGTGAAATCGCCAAGTTACAGCGCGAAAAACTGGAAATGAAAGATGCCATTCAAGCCGAAGCCGAAAAGCAATTAAACGCTCAATTGACTTTGGAACGCGAAAAAATCAGAAAACAAGAAGACGATAAAAACGAATTGAAATTCAAAGAACTTCAGAAACAGCTAGAAGAACAAAAAAAGCTAACTGAAGAAATGAAACGCAAGCAAGAACAAGGTTCAATGCAATTGCAAGGTGAAGTAATGGAATTAGCTATCGAAGAATGGCTGGCAAACAACTTTCCTCTTGACAGTATTGACGAAATTAAAAAAGGCGCAAACGGCGCCGATTGTCTTCAAGTTGTAAACACAAGAGAACACCAAAATTGCGGTTCTATTTATTACGAAAGTAAAAGAACAAAAGCTTTTCAACCTTCATGGATTGAGAAATTTAAAAATGACATCAGAATCAAGAGAGCCAATATTGGAGTTTTAGTCACTGAAGTAATGCCAAACGGAATGGAACGAATGGGCATGCGCGACGGAATCTGGATTTGTACTTACGAAGAATTTAAAGGTTTAAGCGCGGTTTTACGTCAGTCATTAATTCAGATCAATCAAGCCGTTCAGGCGCAGGAAAACAAAGGCGATAAAATGTCTATGTTGTATGATTTCTTAACCAGCAACGAATTCCGTTTGCAAATTGAAGGAATTGTTGAAGGTTTTACACAAATGCAAAGCGATTTAGATTCTGAAAAAAGAGCCATGCAAAGAATCTGGAAACAACGTGAAAAACAAATCGAAAAAGTGGTTCACAATACTTTAGGAATGTACGGGTCAATTCGTGGTATTGCCGGAAATGCAGTTCAGAGTGTGAAAGCTTTGGAATTGGATTTTATTGAAGGTGATGACGAAGAGGAAGAAACTAAGGAATTGCTTGAGTAA
- a CDS encoding LysR family transcriptional regulator has protein sequence MELRHLKYFLAVAEELNFTKASEKLFISQPPLSRQIAELEEELQAKLFIRNNKKVELTEAGKYFEKETKDLFLNLERISLKTKKIAENVSGEFRIAYISSIYSAIISDLIKHLKTQFPYVNFKLFEISTTKQIDALEQGKIEMGIIRSPIKSPKIQSHLWFQDGFSIVFNKKNIQLKSEKEILNLKDETFVFFNKDYAPHYHEVLLELCAFYGFTPKIIHEANNINSIVQLVKNGLGISIVPSNIARNNQDPEIGFIELKKVNLRTDVSIITSKEDDSEITKTAVDFLLNKSSSR, from the coding sequence ATGGAATTACGTCACTTAAAATATTTTCTGGCTGTAGCCGAAGAACTAAACTTTACCAAAGCTTCAGAAAAACTATTTATTTCTCAACCTCCATTAAGCCGACAAATAGCTGAATTGGAAGAAGAGCTTCAAGCAAAACTTTTCATTCGAAACAACAAAAAAGTAGAACTCACAGAAGCAGGAAAATATTTTGAAAAAGAAACAAAAGACCTCTTCCTGAATCTTGAACGCATTTCACTCAAAACAAAAAAGATCGCAGAAAACGTTTCGGGCGAATTCAGAATTGCTTATATCAGTTCGATTTATTCAGCAATAATTTCAGATTTAATTAAACATCTTAAAACGCAATTTCCCTATGTAAATTTTAAACTTTTCGAAATTTCGACCACTAAACAAATCGATGCTTTAGAACAAGGAAAAATCGAAATGGGAATTATTCGATCACCAATAAAATCTCCCAAAATACAATCGCATTTATGGTTTCAGGACGGATTTTCAATTGTTTTTAATAAAAAGAATATTCAGCTAAAATCTGAAAAAGAAATTCTAAACCTGAAAGATGAAACATTCGTTTTCTTCAACAAAGATTACGCACCACATTATCACGAAGTTTTACTGGAACTTTGTGCTTTTTATGGCTTTACGCCGAAGATTATTCACGAAGCGAATAACATCAATTCGATCGTACAATTAGTTAAAAATGGATTGGGAATTTCGATTGTTCCTTCGAACATTGCCAGAAATAATCAGGATCCTGAAATTGGTTTTATTGAATTGAAAAAAGTCAATTTACGTACAGATGTTTCAATTATCACTTCAAAAGAAGATGATTCTGAAATTACAAAAACTGCTGTTGATTTTTTATTGAATAAAAGTAGTTCACGCTAA
- a CDS encoding class I SAM-dependent methyltransferase: protein MKKSTIKEIKERFDNDVERFSNLETGQVATIDATISLELITEASKRIVPKAKNVLDVGCGAGNYTLKMLSKVPNLNCTLVDLSLPMLDRAFQRVSAETNGKVVTKQGDIREIDLEENSFDIILAGAVLHHLRDDNDWKTTFTKLFKLLKLGGCLMISDLITQDTELLNEYTWQRYGEYLEGIGGAEYRQKVLDYIEKEDSPRSMNYQLDLMKKVGFSKVEILHKNMCFGAFGGIK from the coding sequence ATGAAAAAATCAACTATTAAAGAAATCAAAGAACGTTTTGACAATGATGTCGAACGATTTTCAAATTTAGAAACGGGACAAGTAGCAACAATAGATGCTACTATTTCTTTAGAATTAATAACCGAAGCTTCAAAACGTATTGTTCCGAAGGCTAAAAATGTGTTAGATGTTGGCTGCGGAGCCGGAAATTATACTTTAAAAATGTTATCTAAAGTGCCAAATTTAAATTGCACTTTGGTCGATTTGAGTTTGCCAATGCTAGATCGTGCTTTTCAAAGGGTTTCAGCTGAAACCAACGGAAAAGTAGTAACAAAACAAGGCGATATTCGCGAAATAGATTTAGAAGAAAATAGTTTTGATATTATTTTGGCAGGTGCAGTTTTGCATCATTTGCGTGATGATAACGATTGGAAAACGACTTTTACTAAATTGTTTAAATTATTGAAACTTGGCGGTTGTTTGATGATTTCGGATTTAATCACACAAGACACAGAATTATTAAATGAATATACTTGGCAACGTTACGGCGAATATTTAGAAGGAATTGGAGGGGCAGAGTACCGCCAGAAAGTTTTGGATTATATCGAAAAAGAAGATTCTCCAAGATCGATGAATTATCAATTGGATTTAATGAAAAAAGTAGGTTTTTCAAAAGTTGAAATTTTACATAAAAACATGTGTTTTGGCGCTTTTGGAGGAATAAAATAA
- a CDS encoding dipeptidase — translation MLAIVARTFGIDTHNHIDVPLIKSELPGPKVDLFGEMQKSGLSAICMTFAVDYQKLVNPGDAYERFLNGLTAMDEILIANNMKRALNYADLEGAHKNKKPIVIQSVEGGHFLEGKIERLQVAYDRGLRHLGLLHDNDASVPLGDIFTKTPQWGGLTSFGAETITECERLGILVDLSHCDDNTVNGALKVAKKPVLVSHTGLNTRLGTNEFMSKMMMPRLISKEQAKIVADHGSVIGVWTHLADSPTEFADNIKAMVDVVGVDHVCIGTDTKLTPAYRSPNDKGWGQGDNKKPEDKKEEPQKQNDQKRQNTNKKQGPQGTNQSWGIEKQGFYYTVVESLLKAGFKEEEIAKIGGGNYCRIFDIATKRS, via the coding sequence TTGCTCGCTATTGTTGCAAGAACATTTGGAATCGATACACACAATCACATTGATGTTCCTTTGATAAAATCGGAGCTGCCAGGCCCAAAAGTTGATTTGTTTGGTGAAATGCAGAAATCTGGCTTATCTGCAATTTGTATGACTTTTGCCGTTGACTATCAGAAATTAGTTAATCCGGGAGATGCTTACGAAAGATTTCTAAATGGGTTAACTGCAATGGATGAAATATTAATTGCTAATAATATGAAACGCGCTCTCAATTACGCTGATTTGGAAGGCGCTCATAAAAATAAAAAGCCTATAGTAATTCAATCTGTCGAGGGCGGACATTTTTTAGAAGGCAAAATTGAGCGTTTGCAGGTTGCTTACGATAGAGGTTTAAGGCATTTAGGTTTGCTTCATGACAATGATGCTTCTGTTCCGTTAGGTGATATTTTTACAAAAACGCCTCAATGGGGTGGCCTTACTTCTTTTGGAGCTGAAACAATTACAGAATGTGAAAGACTAGGTATTTTGGTCGATTTGTCGCATTGTGATGATAATACGGTAAACGGAGCTTTAAAAGTTGCTAAGAAACCTGTTTTAGTTTCGCATACAGGTTTAAATACCCGTCTTGGAACAAATGAATTTATGTCTAAAATGATGATGCCAAGACTTATAAGTAAAGAACAGGCAAAAATTGTAGCAGATCACGGCAGTGTAATTGGGGTTTGGACACATCTCGCTGATTCACCAACTGAATTTGCAGATAATATAAAAGCTATGGTTGACGTAGTTGGTGTCGATCATGTTTGCATTGGAACTGATACTAAACTGACTCCAGCTTATCGTTCTCCAAATGATAAAGGATGGGGGCAAGGAGATAATAAAAAACCGGAAGATAAAAAGGAAGAGCCCCAAAAACAAAACGATCAAAAAAGGCAAAATACTAATAAAAAGCAAGGACCACAAGGAACTAATCAATCTTGGGGAATTGAGAAACAGGGATTTTATTATACCGTTGTTGAATCTTTACTGAAAGCGGGTTTTAAAGAAGAAGAGATTGCTAAAATCGGCGGTGGAAATTATTGCCGAATATTTGATATTGCAACGAAAAGATCTTAA
- a CDS encoding DUF3291 domain-containing protein, which translates to MSQYHLAEINIAKMKGVDINDPIMKEFVDNLDAVNTLAEESEGFVWRLKDETDSYNATSLNPYNDEQIIINVSVWESIETLEHYMYKTFHSEFLRRRKEWFQKFGKAHTAMWWIPKGEIPSMEEAVEKLDYLQKNGPSELVFDLRNKYPAPNKDKTKAK; encoded by the coding sequence ATGAGTCAATATCATCTTGCCGAAATTAATATTGCCAAAATGAAAGGAGTCGACATTAACGACCCAATTATGAAAGAATTTGTAGATAATTTAGATGCAGTAAACACTTTAGCCGAAGAAAGCGAAGGTTTTGTTTGGAGATTAAAAGATGAAACTGACAGTTACAATGCCACAAGTCTAAATCCGTACAATGATGAGCAAATTATCATCAATGTATCAGTTTGGGAAAGCATTGAAACTTTGGAGCATTATATGTACAAAACTTTTCACAGTGAATTTTTGAGACGCCGAAAAGAATGGTTTCAGAAATTCGGAAAAGCGCATACAGCCATGTGGTGGATTCCAAAAGGAGAAATTCCAAGCATGGAAGAAGCTGTAGAAAAATTAGATTACCTACAGAAAAATGGCCCTTCAGAATTAGTTTTTGATCTTAGAAACAAATATCCAGCACCAAATAAAGACAAAACAAAAGCGAAATAA
- a CDS encoding putative quinol monooxygenase produces the protein MISITAILKSKPEHLLEIQNLLTHLVTETRKEGACIRYDLHTSENVFILWEEWKDQIGLDLHNNQSYLKDFIQKTENLVSSPIQVYKTAQIL, from the coding sequence ATGATTTCGATTACCGCAATTTTAAAAAGTAAACCAGAACATTTACTTGAAATTCAAAACCTTCTGACACATCTAGTAACAGAAACTAGAAAAGAAGGCGCATGTATTCGTTACGATTTACACACTTCAGAAAATGTTTTTATTCTTTGGGAAGAATGGAAAGACCAAATTGGTTTAGACTTACATAACAACCAATCTTACTTAAAGGATTTTATCCAAAAAACCGAAAATCTTGTTTCAAGCCCAATTCAGGTTTACAAAACTGCACAGATTTTATAA
- a CDS encoding AraC family ligand binding domain-containing protein, producing the protein MKKENLYEPFTVSFETLNEYPDVGDRHNFFELVYILEGTGRQCINKNIFEYDPGHLFLLTPEDCHNFTIETKTKFFFLRFNDIYLKNSSLQNENIQRLEYILQNANHQPGCILKNDPDKCLVKVMIEAICREHQDKDVYNQELIQQLVNTLIIIVARNIAKYLPEQVTINTEAKAMDILQYIQNNIYYPEKIKAESISDYFGISNTYLGRYFKKHASETMQAIYQ; encoded by the coding sequence ATGAAAAAAGAAAACTTATATGAACCTTTTACGGTTTCTTTTGAAACGCTGAATGAATATCCAGACGTTGGAGATCGTCATAATTTTTTCGAATTGGTTTATATTCTGGAAGGAACGGGAAGGCAGTGTATTAATAAGAATATTTTTGAATATGATCCTGGGCATTTGTTTTTATTGACACCAGAAGATTGTCATAATTTTACGATTGAAACCAAAACGAAGTTTTTCTTTTTAAGGTTTAATGATATTTATTTGAAAAATTCGAGTCTTCAGAATGAAAATATTCAGCGATTAGAATATATACTTCAAAATGCCAATCATCAACCAGGCTGTATTCTTAAAAATGATCCTGATAAATGTTTGGTGAAAGTAATGATTGAAGCAATTTGCCGAGAACATCAGGATAAAGATGTTTACAATCAGGAATTGATTCAGCAGTTGGTTAATACACTGATTATTATTGTGGCGAGAAATATCGCGAAATACTTGCCTGAACAAGTCACCATAAATACGGAAGCTAAAGCGATGGATATTCTACAATATATTCAGAACAATATCTATTATCCTGAAAAAATCAAAGCGGAATCAATTAGCGATTATTTCGGAATCTCGAATACTTATTTAGGACGTTATTTTAAAAAACATGCAAGCGAAACGATGCAAGCAATATATCAGTAA
- a CDS encoding helix-turn-helix domain-containing protein → MQAKRCKQYISNYKTKLIEHRLQFSEKRINEIAYEFGFTDESHFNKFFRKQKGYSPSEFRKTIRLSA, encoded by the coding sequence ATGCAAGCGAAACGATGCAAGCAATATATCAGTAATTATAAAACGAAACTGATTGAACATCGTTTGCAATTCAGCGAGAAGCGTATTAACGAAATAGCCTATGAATTTGGCTTTACGGATGAAAGCCATTTTAATAAGTTTTTCAGAAAACAAAAAGGCTATAGTCCGTCTGAGTTTAGAAAGACGATTCGATTGAGTGCTTAG
- a CDS encoding SMI1/KNR4 family protein, translating into MTKLELSKTGFQINNVNIEFPIDITVLKQALGESRYLKKQYNHIYTWDDQGIMAFSKEGNKVESLAVELELREYDYCAKSIFSGEFIFEGQELFHYYENNKNQLVKLFKGDRSGAFILNGISVWFDKEDGKITSLSISVAEEKEKKISAPLDPAFQSFQPLWQEWISEINKIISTNNDYYNLAEGISIEDIQEHTELEDAITIPLALINFYKVQNVDYDAVTSAFQILINNWWYELIPFEDIKEEWDSIQDLQFDEDDLPEQEIDFEKINTNNYTNPKWIPFATGRNGDYLLYDTDPALKGKFGQIIELQNESWSRLIVADSLEELIQNEINNLKAGKTEHFDFIVSKEN; encoded by the coding sequence ATGACAAAACTTGAATTATCCAAAACAGGCTTTCAGATTAACAATGTAAACATCGAATTCCCAATTGATATAACAGTTTTAAAACAAGCTTTAGGAGAATCTAGATATCTTAAAAAACAATACAATCATATTTACACTTGGGACGACCAAGGCATTATGGCTTTTTCTAAAGAAGGAAATAAGGTCGAAAGCCTTGCTGTTGAACTCGAACTTCGTGAATATGATTATTGCGCAAAAAGTATTTTTTCAGGAGAATTTATTTTTGAAGGGCAAGAATTATTTCATTACTACGAAAACAACAAAAATCAGCTTGTAAAACTCTTTAAAGGAGACAGAAGCGGCGCTTTTATCCTTAACGGAATCAGTGTTTGGTTTGATAAAGAAGATGGCAAAATTACAAGTTTGAGCATTTCGGTCGCTGAAGAAAAAGAAAAGAAAATTAGTGCTCCACTTGATCCTGCATTCCAATCATTTCAGCCTTTATGGCAAGAATGGATTTCGGAAATCAATAAGATCATTTCTACAAACAACGATTATTACAATCTTGCAGAGGGAATTTCTATTGAAGATATTCAAGAACACACAGAACTAGAAGACGCTATTACAATTCCCCTGGCACTTATCAACTTTTACAAAGTTCAAAATGTCGATTATGATGCAGTTACTTCAGCTTTTCAGATTTTAATTAATAATTGGTGGTACGAACTTATTCCGTTTGAAGATATTAAAGAAGAATGGGATTCCATTCAAGATTTACAATTTGATGAAGACGATTTGCCTGAACAGGAAATAGATTTCGAAAAAATCAACACAAACAATTACACCAACCCTAAATGGATTCCGTTTGCTACAGGTAGAAATGGCGATTACTTATTATACGATACAGATCCAGCATTAAAAGGAAAATTTGGACAAATCATAGAACTTCAAAACGAATCTTGGTCACGCCTAATAGTTGCAGATTCATTAGAAGAATTAATCCAAAATGAAATCAATAATTTAAAAGCTGGTAAAACCGAGCATTTTGATTTTATAGTAAGTAAAGAAAATTAA